The following proteins come from a genomic window of Methylorubrum populi:
- a CDS encoding OpgC family protein has product MREPNAIDFWRGFALVTIFINHIPGNFFERYTFSQYGISDAAELFVFLAGWSIGLATRGRDGLPEPRLITVLRLLSRTIEVYRAQITIMALALAMIAGCALYLDNPLILEWHNAGGFFADPIQTMVGVVLLTHQLGFFNILPLYVVLIAIAPAVVLIGRVSRALLLALSLSLYAASLVFEWNFPSWPGEGDWFFNPLCWQLLLVLGFLSNEATRESERLQRLWRRMMPLGIVIVAVGVVLAVLELRPDPMLAPEPRLVFTFDKTYLSPARLIHFCGMVLAFQGVFALIAPHVGRLARFLSGLGRNSLAVFSMGSLLSLAGQFVRFQTGGGIFVDISVVGSGLIALGFTAWFVEWRSRRPRPTRKAPDAASPADAPSSSGSA; this is encoded by the coding sequence ATGCGCGAGCCGAACGCGATCGATTTCTGGCGCGGCTTCGCGCTGGTGACGATTTTCATCAACCACATCCCCGGCAACTTCTTCGAGCGCTACACCTTCTCGCAGTACGGCATCTCGGATGCCGCCGAGCTGTTCGTGTTCCTCGCCGGCTGGTCGATCGGGCTCGCCACCCGCGGGCGCGACGGCCTGCCGGAGCCGCGCCTCATCACCGTGCTGCGGCTCCTGTCGCGCACCATCGAGGTGTACCGCGCGCAGATCACGATCATGGCGCTGGCGCTGGCGATGATCGCCGGCTGCGCGCTCTATCTCGATAATCCGCTGATTCTCGAATGGCACAATGCCGGCGGCTTCTTCGCCGACCCGATCCAGACCATGGTCGGCGTCGTGCTGCTCACCCACCAGCTCGGCTTCTTCAACATCCTGCCGCTCTACGTGGTGCTCATCGCGATCGCGCCGGCGGTCGTGCTGATCGGTCGCGTCAGCCGGGCGCTGCTGCTGGCGCTCTCGCTCTCGCTCTACGCGGCGAGTCTCGTCTTCGAGTGGAACTTCCCCTCCTGGCCCGGCGAGGGCGACTGGTTCTTCAACCCGCTCTGCTGGCAGCTCCTGCTGGTGCTGGGGTTCCTGTCGAACGAGGCGACGCGGGAATCGGAGCGACTGCAGCGCCTGTGGCGGCGCATGATGCCGCTCGGGATCGTCATCGTCGCGGTCGGCGTCGTCCTGGCCGTGCTGGAACTGCGGCCCGATCCGATGCTGGCACCCGAGCCGCGCCTGGTCTTCACCTTCGACAAGACCTACCTCTCACCCGCCCGGCTGATCCATTTCTGCGGCATGGTGCTCGCCTTCCAGGGCGTCTTCGCCCTGATCGCCCCGCATGTCGGGCGCCTCGCCCGTTTTCTGTCGGGTTTGGGGCGCAATTCGCTCGCCGTGTTCTCGATGGGATCGCTGTTGAGCCTCGCCGGACAGTTCGTGCGCTTCCAAACCGGCGGCGGTATCTTCGTTGACATTTCGGTCGTAGGCTCCGGCCTGATCGCACTGGGTTTCACCGCATGGTTCGTCGAATGGCGTTCCCGCAGACCGCGGCCGACGCGCAAGGCACCCGACGCCGCCTCGCCCGCCGACGCGCCGTCCTCCTCTGGCTCGGCCTGA
- a CDS encoding SGNH/GDSL hydrolase family protein — protein sequence MAFPQTAADAQGTRRRLARRRAVLLWLGLSLASPALGETSGAPPMPAAASPAPSSASSPAPSSVAAEALDQSLSPECRVPGSKLYTLARLKAVKAALKEKRPIHVLSIGSSSAGLGASASYPVKLENALEQALPDVQVEVEARGLPGEVASGAGERLRSMVAEMEPDLVVWQVGTNDALARVDIEAFGEALDESVQWVKSHGIDIVLIDPVFTESLADDAYYTQMVRTVQEVARREAVPLVHRYAAMRFLSTQRTTEAHMLGRHFRLNDLGLRCMAEHATRAITLSLLQPESAKDGTKDGAKDPGKTDAAKADHATSDTSKTDPAQTGTPSPAPKQP from the coding sequence ATGGCGTTCCCGCAGACCGCGGCCGACGCGCAAGGCACCCGACGCCGCCTCGCCCGCCGACGCGCCGTCCTCCTCTGGCTCGGCCTGAGTCTCGCCTCGCCCGCGCTCGGCGAGACATCGGGCGCTCCACCGATGCCGGCTGCCGCATCGCCTGCCCCGTCGTCTGCCTCGTCACCCGCACCGTCCTCCGTGGCGGCGGAGGCGCTCGACCAGAGCCTGTCGCCCGAATGCCGGGTGCCCGGCTCGAAGCTCTACACCCTGGCACGGCTGAAGGCGGTCAAGGCCGCGCTCAAGGAGAAGCGGCCGATCCACGTCCTCTCGATCGGCTCGTCCTCGGCGGGGCTCGGCGCTTCCGCGAGCTACCCGGTGAAGCTGGAGAACGCCCTGGAGCAGGCGCTTCCCGACGTGCAGGTCGAGGTCGAGGCCCGCGGCCTGCCCGGCGAGGTGGCGAGCGGGGCGGGTGAGCGACTCCGCTCCATGGTCGCCGAGATGGAACCGGACCTCGTGGTCTGGCAGGTCGGCACCAACGACGCCCTCGCCCGCGTCGACATCGAGGCCTTCGGCGAGGCCCTCGACGAATCCGTGCAGTGGGTGAAGTCCCACGGCATCGACATCGTGCTCATCGACCCCGTCTTCACCGAGAGCCTGGCCGACGACGCCTACTACACGCAGATGGTGCGCACCGTGCAGGAGGTGGCCCGCCGCGAGGCGGTGCCGCTGGTCCACCGCTACGCGGCGATGCGCTTCCTCTCGACCCAGCGCACCACCGAGGCGCACATGCTGGGCCGCCATTTCCGGCTCAACGATCTGGGGCTCCGCTGCATGGCCGAGCACGCCACGCGGGCGATCACCCTGTCGCTGCTCCAGCCGGAATCGGCCAAGGACGGGACCAAGGACGGAGCCAAGGATCCGGGCAAGACGGATGCGGCGAAGGCCGACCACGCCACATCCGATACCTCGAAGACCGATCCGGCCCAGACCGGAACGCCCAGCCCGGCCCCGAAGCAGCCGTGA
- a CDS encoding phosphoribulokinase — protein MSARHPIISVTGSSGAGTTSVRNTFEQIFRREDVSAVYIEGDGFHAYDRDTMRAMMAHEPTLSHFAPRANLLPELEEVFRSYSESGTGRTRHYAHDDADAARYGVPVGAFTPWEPFQPGSDLLFYEGLHGCVVDNNVDLARYPDLKIGVVPVINLEWIQKLHRDRSTRGYSTEAVTDVILRRMPDYVQTICPQFSWTDINFQRVPTVDTSNPFIARWIPTADESMVVIRFKDPKGIDFSYLVSMIHDSFMSRANSIVIPGGKLDLAMQLILTPIIMQLVERRRRLA, from the coding sequence ATGTCGGCGCGTCACCCCATCATCTCGGTCACCGGCTCCTCGGGGGCCGGGACCACCTCCGTCCGCAACACCTTCGAGCAGATCTTCCGCCGGGAGGACGTCAGCGCCGTCTATATCGAGGGCGACGGCTTCCACGCCTACGATCGCGACACCATGCGCGCGATGATGGCGCACGAGCCGACGCTGAGCCACTTCGCGCCGCGGGCCAACCTCCTGCCCGAGCTGGAGGAGGTGTTCCGCAGCTACAGCGAGTCCGGCACCGGCCGCACCCGGCACTATGCCCACGACGACGCGGACGCGGCCCGTTACGGCGTGCCGGTCGGCGCCTTCACGCCGTGGGAGCCGTTCCAGCCGGGCTCGGACCTGCTGTTCTACGAGGGCCTGCACGGCTGCGTCGTCGACAACAACGTCGATCTCGCCCGCTATCCCGATCTCAAGATCGGGGTGGTGCCGGTGATCAACCTCGAATGGATCCAGAAGCTGCACCGGGACCGCTCGACCCGCGGCTACTCGACCGAGGCCGTGACCGACGTGATCCTGCGCCGGATGCCGGACTACGTGCAGACGATCTGCCCGCAATTCTCGTGGACGGACATCAACTTCCAGCGGGTGCCGACGGTCGACACCTCGAACCCGTTCATCGCCCGCTGGATCCCGACGGCGGACGAGTCGATGGTGGTGATCCGCTTCAAGGATCCGAAGGGGATCGACTTTTCCTACCTCGTCTCGATGATCCACGACAGCTTCATGAGCCGGGCCAACTCCATCGTCATCCCCGGCGGCAAGCTCGATCTGGCGATGCAGCTCATCCTGACACCGATCATCATGCAGTTGGTGGAACGACGGCGGCGGCTGGCGTGA
- a CDS encoding lipase/acyltransferase domain-containing protein: MQDRPLILGIHGLANKPPREEKQAWWVAAIREGLRRNLGEDPADLPFDFVYWADLRYDAPLSEDHNREPYYPARGRGPFPSADGACAPTLTDRLYRIVEWAQEKTGHLVLDDFIIEHRLDDLWGYYEDGTFREAARERLREALLQHAGRPLMIAAHSMGSLIAYDAMRQLERDGRCPHIDHFVTMGAPLGLAEIKHRLAEEHGALQVPYAVARWSNLGDREDLATVGTTLAEAYVPNAAGVGVTDCPVVNAYRRPRGGVNPHKSYGYLRTPEFSRAVAAFLDGERGAAPVEMSGVEGA; this comes from the coding sequence ATGCAGGACCGCCCGCTCATCCTCGGCATCCACGGGCTGGCTAACAAGCCGCCGCGGGAAGAGAAACAGGCCTGGTGGGTCGCCGCGATCCGCGAGGGTCTTCGGCGAAACCTCGGCGAGGATCCGGCGGATCTGCCCTTCGACTTCGTCTATTGGGCCGATCTGCGCTACGACGCACCGCTCTCCGAGGACCACAACCGGGAGCCCTACTACCCGGCGCGGGGGAGGGGGCCTTTCCCGAGCGCCGACGGCGCCTGCGCCCCAACCCTGACCGACCGGCTCTACCGCATCGTCGAATGGGCGCAGGAGAAGACCGGGCACCTCGTTCTCGACGATTTTATCATCGAGCACCGGCTCGACGACCTGTGGGGCTATTACGAGGACGGCACGTTTCGCGAGGCCGCACGCGAGCGGCTGCGGGAGGCGCTGTTGCAGCATGCCGGCCGTCCGCTGATGATCGCCGCCCATTCCATGGGCTCGCTCATCGCCTACGACGCAATGCGGCAGCTCGAGCGCGACGGGCGCTGTCCGCATATCGACCACTTCGTCACCATGGGCGCCCCGCTGGGACTCGCCGAAATCAAGCATCGGCTGGCCGAGGAGCATGGCGCCTTGCAGGTGCCGTACGCGGTCGCCCGCTGGAGCAATCTCGGCGACCGTGAGGATCTGGCGACCGTCGGCACGACCTTGGCCGAGGCCTATGTCCCGAACGCGGCGGGCGTCGGCGTCACCGATTGCCCGGTGGTCAATGCCTACCGGCGCCCGCGTGGCGGCGTGAACCCCCACAAGTCCTATGGCTACCTGCGTACGCCGGAGTTTTCGCGAGCTGTGGCGGCGTTTCTCGATGGGGAGCGGGGGGCTGCACCCGTCGAGATGTCGGGTGTCGAGGGCGCCTGA
- the rpe gene encoding ribulose-phosphate 3-epimerase: MTILAPSILAADFARLGEETRAIAQAGADWIHLDVMDGHFVPNISFGPAVVKALRPWTDKFFDVHLMIAPADPYLAAFAEAGADAITVHVEAGPHIHRSLQTIRGLGKRAGVALNPGTPASLIEPVLDMVDLVLVMTVNPGFGGQSFIHSALETIARVKAMTAGRSIDISVDGGITPETAGPAAQAGANILVAGSAAFKGGPDHYAKNVAAIRAAADAASGRDGVRC; the protein is encoded by the coding sequence ATGACCATCCTCGCACCCTCGATCCTCGCCGCCGATTTTGCCAGGCTCGGCGAGGAGACGCGGGCCATCGCGCAAGCCGGTGCCGACTGGATCCATCTCGACGTGATGGACGGACATTTCGTGCCCAACATCAGCTTCGGCCCGGCGGTGGTGAAGGCGCTGCGGCCCTGGACCGACAAATTCTTCGACGTCCACCTGATGATCGCCCCGGCCGACCCGTATCTCGCTGCCTTCGCCGAGGCCGGCGCCGACGCGATCACGGTCCATGTCGAGGCGGGCCCGCACATCCACCGCTCGCTCCAGACGATCCGGGGCCTCGGCAAGCGCGCGGGCGTGGCACTGAACCCCGGCACGCCGGCCTCGCTGATCGAGCCGGTGCTCGACATGGTCGATCTCGTGCTGGTGATGACGGTCAATCCCGGCTTCGGCGGCCAGAGCTTCATCCACTCGGCGCTGGAGACCATCGCGCGCGTGAAGGCGATGACGGCGGGCCGGTCGATCGACATTTCGGTCGATGGCGGCATCACCCCGGAAACCGCCGGCCCCGCCGCGCAGGCCGGGGCCAACATCCTCGTCGCCGGCTCGGCGGCCTTCAAGGGCGGACCGGACCACTACGCGAAGAACGTCGCGGCGATCCGCGCCGCGGCCGACGCCGCCAGCGGGCGGGACGGCGTGCGATGCTGA
- a CDS encoding GNAT family N-acetyltransferase, producing MRALSPSGPFRVAVEPVAALAADAAAWDALAVRAVAPHPFYTRAVVGAHRDHGLCHPRLSVVTVREDGRIAALLPFALRPDITGLGAAIAQPFHSPYVTATSPLVADGPGLEGRLDALVEGLALASGGRAWRWPLLASAALPGAGLLAAMVRAGWQVGTVTQFERPVLDRRTDYDAVLAGHPHKSRLKDLRRRRRRLEEAGLLTVQSATEGAELERALEDFLSLEAAGWKGSSGTALRSRPQTEAFARALFRPHGGGETAPVTVRADLLRLDGHTIAASLALISGKTAYLLKTAYDEGLRAQAPGLVLEEAIMRALHADSFAGRLDSATMPGSALESLYPERETIAEIIALPPGAGLISLERRLRLARFEHRARAEAKRLLRRG from the coding sequence ATGCGCGCCCTTTCCCCGTCCGGACCGTTTCGGGTCGCCGTCGAGCCCGTTGCCGCGCTCGCGGCGGACGCCGCGGCCTGGGACGCGCTGGCCGTCCGGGCCGTCGCGCCCCATCCGTTCTACACGCGCGCCGTCGTCGGGGCGCACCGCGATCACGGCCTGTGTCACCCCCGCCTCTCGGTCGTGACGGTCCGCGAGGACGGGCGGATCGCCGCCCTCCTGCCCTTCGCCCTGCGCCCCGACATCACCGGCCTCGGTGCGGCGATCGCCCAGCCCTTCCACTCGCCCTACGTGACGGCGACCTCGCCGCTCGTCGCCGACGGTCCCGGCCTGGAGGGGCGGCTCGACGCCCTGGTCGAGGGCCTCGCGCTCGCCTCCGGCGGACGTGCTTGGCGCTGGCCGCTCCTCGCCAGTGCGGCGCTGCCTGGAGCCGGACTTCTCGCCGCCATGGTGCGGGCCGGCTGGCAGGTCGGCACCGTCACGCAATTCGAGCGCCCGGTTCTGGACCGGCGGACCGATTATGATGCCGTCCTCGCCGGCCATCCGCACAAGAGCCGCCTCAAGGACCTGCGCCGCCGCCGCCGCCGGCTGGAGGAGGCCGGGCTGCTCACGGTCCAGAGCGCGACGGAGGGGGCGGAGCTGGAGCGGGCGCTCGAGGATTTCCTGTCTCTCGAAGCCGCCGGCTGGAAGGGCAGTTCCGGCACGGCCTTGCGGAGCCGCCCGCAGACGGAGGCGTTCGCCCGCGCCCTGTTCCGGCCGCACGGCGGCGGGGAAACCGCTCCGGTGACCGTTCGGGCCGACCTGCTGCGCCTCGATGGACACACGATCGCAGCGAGCCTCGCCCTGATCTCCGGCAAGACCGCCTATCTGCTCAAGACCGCATACGACGAGGGCCTGCGCGCCCAGGCCCCTGGCCTGGTGCTGGAGGAGGCCATCATGCGCGCACTCCACGCGGACAGCTTTGCCGGGCGGCTCGATTCGGCGACGATGCCTGGCTCGGCGCTGGAGAGCCTCTATCCCGAGCGCGAGACCATCGCCGAGATCATCGCCCTGCCGCCGGGCGCCGGACTGATTTCCCTGGAACGGCGCCTGCGGCTCGCCCGGTTCGAGCATCGCGCCCGGGCCGAGGCCAAGCGGCTGCTGCGTCGGGGCTGA
- a CDS encoding YebC/PmpR family DNA-binding transcriptional regulator, with protein MAGHSQFKNIMHRKGRVDAVRSKVFSKLAREITVAAKLGTPDPSMNPRLRAAILAARAENMPKDNIERAIKKAAGNEGENYEEIRYEGYGPGGAALIVEAQTDNRNRTASDVRSAFTKSGGSLAETGAVAFMFDRVGVIAFAPDVTDADTMLEAAIEAGADDVRSDADGHEVICAQDAYGEVSKALEARFGEPRRTGLIWKAQNTIDVDDETGEKLIRLVEVIEDQDDVQNVYVNFALSDALVEKMGA; from the coding sequence ATGGCCGGGCATTCCCAGTTCAAGAACATCATGCACCGCAAGGGCCGCGTCGATGCGGTCCGCTCGAAGGTGTTCAGCAAGCTCGCCCGCGAAATCACGGTGGCGGCCAAGCTCGGCACGCCCGACCCGTCGATGAACCCGCGCCTTCGCGCCGCCATCCTCGCCGCCCGCGCCGAGAACATGCCCAAGGACAACATCGAGCGCGCCATCAAGAAGGCCGCGGGCAACGAGGGCGAGAACTACGAGGAGATCCGCTACGAGGGTTACGGCCCCGGCGGTGCCGCGCTCATCGTCGAGGCGCAGACCGACAACCGCAACCGCACCGCCTCCGACGTGCGCTCGGCCTTCACCAAGTCCGGCGGCAGCCTCGCCGAGACCGGCGCCGTCGCCTTCATGTTCGACCGGGTCGGCGTGATCGCCTTCGCCCCCGATGTCACTGATGCCGACACCATGCTGGAGGCCGCCATCGAGGCCGGCGCCGACGATGTGCGCTCGGATGCCGACGGCCACGAGGTCATCTGCGCCCAGGACGCCTACGGCGAGGTCTCGAAGGCGCTGGAGGCCCGCTTCGGCGAGCCGCGCCGCACCGGCCTGATCTGGAAGGCGCAGAACACCATCGACGTCGATGACGAGACCGGCGAGAAGTTGATCCGCCTCGTCGAAGTGATCGAGGACCAGGACGACGTGCAGAACGTCTACGTCAATTTCGCCCTGTCCGACGCGCTGGTGGAGAAGATGGGCGCGTAG
- a CDS encoding MBL fold metallo-hydrolase, translating to MTIHICVTCGTSFPEASAPPECCPICDEERQYVPAAGQRWTTPEALAAAHTNAWRQVEPGLFEIETQPRFGIGQRAFLIPTSRGNFLWDCVALLDPATVALVRALGGLAGIAISHPHYYTTMPDWAAAFDAPVYLHARDREWVMRPDDRVVFWEEDEQDLAPGLTLMRLGGHFPGGTVLHWREGAEGRGVLLTGDIVQVGADRKTVSFLWSYPNWLPLSGGTVARIAARLETRAFARLYGAFGLHVAEDASAVVSRSAARYRALLAQDQP from the coding sequence GTGACGATCCATATCTGCGTCACCTGCGGAACCAGCTTCCCCGAAGCGTCGGCCCCGCCCGAGTGCTGCCCGATCTGCGACGAGGAGCGGCAATACGTTCCCGCGGCCGGTCAGCGCTGGACGACGCCCGAGGCGCTCGCGGCCGCCCATACCAATGCGTGGCGGCAGGTCGAGCCCGGATTGTTCGAGATCGAGACCCAACCCCGCTTCGGCATCGGCCAGCGCGCCTTCCTGATACCGACGTCCCGGGGCAATTTTCTCTGGGACTGCGTCGCGCTCCTCGATCCGGCCACGGTTGCGCTGGTCCGGGCACTCGGCGGCCTTGCCGGCATCGCGATCTCGCATCCCCATTACTACACCACGATGCCGGATTGGGCGGCCGCCTTCGACGCGCCGGTCTACCTTCACGCCCGCGACCGCGAATGGGTGATGCGGCCCGACGACCGTGTGGTGTTCTGGGAGGAGGACGAGCAAGACCTCGCCCCCGGCCTGACCCTGATGCGTCTCGGCGGCCACTTTCCCGGCGGCACGGTGCTGCACTGGCGGGAGGGGGCCGAGGGGCGCGGTGTGCTGCTGACGGGCGACATCGTGCAGGTCGGCGCGGATCGGAAGACCGTCTCCTTCCTGTGGAGCTATCCGAACTGGCTGCCGCTCTCCGGCGGCACCGTCGCCCGCATCGCGGCGCGCCTCGAAACGAGAGCGTTCGCGCGCCTCTACGGCGCCTTCGGCCTGCATGTCGCGGAGGATGCGAGCGCCGTCGTCAGCCGCTCGGCGGCGCGCTACCGGGCGCTCTTGGCGCAGGATCAGCCCTGA
- a CDS encoding HAD-IA family hydrolase: protein MLRALIFDVDGTLAETEDLHRQGFNRAFQALGLPWHWSPELYAELLKVMGGKERLVHYIERFHPEEADALKRRMLAIHDLKTRFYGELAQSGGLSLRPGVRRLVEQARAEGVRLAVATTTSRPNIDLLLRLNFPDGAQPFDVIAAGDEAAQKKPAPDIFALAVHRLGIDPSEAIAFEDSAAGIRSALAAGLPVLATRSRYTGSHRLDGAFSAVSDLGEPDAPHEHLQGHVWPDGVVTLEALRDWHAGHLRGAA, encoded by the coding sequence ATGCTGAGGGCGCTGATCTTCGACGTCGACGGGACGCTCGCCGAGACCGAAGACCTCCACCGCCAGGGCTTCAACCGCGCTTTTCAAGCGCTCGGTCTGCCCTGGCACTGGTCGCCGGAGCTCTACGCCGAACTCCTCAAGGTGATGGGCGGGAAGGAGCGGCTCGTCCACTACATCGAGCGCTTCCATCCGGAGGAGGCCGACGCCCTGAAGCGCCGCATGCTGGCGATCCACGATCTCAAGACCCGCTTCTACGGCGAGCTGGCGCAGAGCGGCGGCCTGTCCTTGCGTCCCGGCGTGCGGCGCCTCGTCGAGCAGGCGCGGGCCGAGGGCGTGCGGCTGGCGGTGGCCACCACCACCAGCCGGCCGAACATCGACCTGCTGCTCAGGCTCAACTTCCCGGACGGTGCGCAGCCCTTCGACGTGATCGCCGCCGGCGACGAGGCGGCGCAGAAGAAGCCGGCCCCCGACATCTTCGCGCTCGCCGTCCATCGCCTCGGCATCGACCCCTCCGAGGCGATCGCCTTCGAGGACTCGGCGGCCGGCATCCGCTCGGCGCTGGCCGCTGGCCTGCCGGTGCTCGCCACCCGCAGCCGCTACACCGGGAGCCATCGGCTCGACGGTGCCTTCTCCGCCGTGTCCGACCTCGGCGAGCCCGACGCGCCGCACGAACATCTCCAGGGCCATGTCTGGCCCGACGGCGTCGTCACTCTCGAGGCGCTCCGCGACTGGCATGCGGGGCATCTGCGCGGAGCGGCGTGA
- a CDS encoding lipopolysaccharide biosynthesis protein: MAADKVIAGGLPPSSLEALFVRLRAVRATAAVAALGVFAVRIGAAGFAYGAQVLMARMMGGTEYGIFATVWVWIAILGHTATFGLSQGACRFLPADQAMDRLDSVRGFLLGGALASLGGGLALSLGGLAVALLQGGLLAGPYGTPILVAALVVPLFAFQDYLEGVARSQGWPLLAIAPPYLLRQALIMVAMIGAVLAGVPAEAWVAVACTLAATGLAAAVQAGLLLVRLRRHLPRGPRLYRWRLWLAACLPIAAGDLAASAFGFVDVVILGFLAPPEAVGLYFAATRIQQFVAFVHYAASATTAQRLAAARARGDEAGLADLVRLQARWTFLATAGIGLAVVAVSPLLLGLFGEGFRASLPVLAILVAGSVAASLFGPAEDLLTMLGGERLCAGITLAMLVLAAGLCLALVPWLGVAGAAVAVALAQTLRGFVLALGARSLHGLATPVVGFSQRSAVR; encoded by the coding sequence ATGGCAGCGGACAAGGTGATCGCGGGCGGCCTCCCGCCATCCTCGCTCGAGGCTCTCTTCGTCCGGCTTCGGGCGGTGCGCGCCACCGCGGCGGTCGCCGCTCTCGGCGTGTTCGCGGTCCGCATCGGCGCGGCCGGGTTCGCCTACGGGGCGCAGGTGCTGATGGCCCGCATGATGGGCGGCACCGAGTACGGCATCTTCGCCACCGTCTGGGTCTGGATCGCCATCCTCGGCCATACCGCCACCTTCGGTCTGTCACAGGGCGCCTGCCGCTTCCTGCCCGCCGATCAGGCCATGGACCGCCTCGACAGCGTGCGCGGCTTCCTGCTCGGCGGGGCGCTGGCGAGCCTCGGCGGCGGTCTCGCGTTATCGCTTGGCGGCTTGGCCGTCGCCCTCCTGCAGGGCGGCCTGCTCGCCGGGCCCTACGGCACGCCCATCCTCGTCGCGGCCCTCGTCGTGCCGCTCTTCGCCTTCCAGGACTATCTCGAGGGTGTGGCCCGCAGTCAGGGCTGGCCACTTCTGGCCATCGCGCCGCCCTACCTGCTGCGCCAGGCCCTGATCATGGTCGCGATGATCGGCGCCGTGCTCGCGGGCGTCCCGGCCGAGGCCTGGGTCGCCGTCGCCTGCACGCTCGCCGCGACCGGGCTCGCCGCCGCCGTCCAGGCGGGACTCCTGCTGGTGCGCCTGCGGCGGCATCTGCCGCGCGGGCCGCGCCTCTACCGCTGGCGGCTGTGGCTGGCCGCTTGCCTTCCGATCGCGGCGGGCGACCTCGCCGCGAGCGCCTTCGGCTTCGTCGATGTCGTGATCCTCGGCTTCCTCGCGCCGCCGGAGGCCGTCGGTCTCTACTTCGCCGCGACCCGCATTCAGCAATTCGTGGCCTTCGTGCATTACGCGGCTTCGGCCACGACCGCCCAGCGCCTCGCCGCTGCCCGCGCGCGCGGCGACGAGGCGGGACTCGCCGATCTCGTGCGCCTGCAGGCACGTTGGACCTTCCTGGCGACGGCCGGAATCGGACTGGCCGTCGTCGCGGTGTCGCCGCTGCTGCTCGGCCTGTTCGGCGAGGGGTTCCGCGCCAGCCTGCCGGTTCTGGCGATCCTCGTGGCCGGCAGCGTCGCGGCGAGCCTGTTCGGCCCGGCCGAGGACCTGCTGACCATGCTCGGCGGGGAGCGGCTCTGCGCCGGGATCACCCTGGCGATGCTCGTCCTTGCCGCCGGGCTCTGCCTCGCCCTTGTCCCCTGGCTCGGGGTCGCCGGAGCGGCGGTCGCGGTGGCTCTGGCCCAGACGCTGCGTGGATTCGTCCTGGCGCTCGGCGCCCGATCCCTTCACGGCCTCGCGACGCCGGTCGTCGGATTTTCCCAGCGGAGTGCCGTCCGGTGA
- a CDS encoding class 1 fructose-bisphosphatase, whose protein sequence is MTKPNGSSLDDHLDAEVARDASLADTAATIRALAAAAIDVSETVGRGSLAGDLAAQGEHNSDGDVQKALDVIAHKRFMQALEQAPVAQVASEEAEDVVELKRDAPLAVAIDPLDGSSNIAVGMVVGTIFGIRPVMRGEDPNASFLTPGTTQTAAGFVVYGPATTFVVTLGNGTRIFTLDRAEKVFRLTHDAMKIVPTANEYAINASNVRHWDGPVKSFIEDCLRGTEGPRDRDFNMRWTAALVADAQRVLIRGGVFLYPGDNRKGYAQGRLRLLYETAPIAFLIEQAGGAATDGQHRILERVATKIHERSPLVFGSTEEVECVAKYYDGRQPSAGRSPLFGQRGLMRS, encoded by the coding sequence ATGACGAAGCCCAACGGGTCATCCCTCGACGATCATCTCGACGCCGAGGTCGCGCGCGACGCCTCGCTGGCCGACACCGCCGCCACGATCCGGGCGCTGGCCGCCGCCGCGATCGACGTGAGCGAGACCGTGGGCCGCGGATCGCTCGCCGGCGACCTCGCCGCCCAGGGCGAGCATAACAGCGACGGTGACGTGCAGAAGGCGCTCGACGTGATCGCCCACAAGCGCTTCATGCAGGCGCTGGAACAGGCCCCCGTGGCGCAGGTCGCCTCGGAGGAGGCCGAGGACGTGGTCGAGCTGAAGCGCGACGCGCCACTCGCGGTGGCGATCGACCCGCTCGACGGCTCCTCCAACATCGCCGTCGGCATGGTGGTCGGCACCATCTTCGGCATCCGCCCGGTGATGCGGGGCGAGGATCCGAACGCCTCGTTCCTGACGCCCGGCACCACCCAGACGGCCGCCGGCTTCGTCGTCTACGGCCCGGCCACCACCTTCGTGGTCACGCTCGGCAACGGCACCCGCATCTTCACCCTCGACCGGGCGGAGAAGGTCTTCCGCCTCACCCACGACGCGATGAAGATCGTGCCGACCGCCAACGAATACGCGATCAACGCCTCGAACGTCCGGCACTGGGACGGGCCGGTGAAGTCCTTCATCGAGGATTGCCTGCGCGGCACGGAAGGCCCGCGCGACCGCGACTTCAACATGCGCTGGACCGCCGCCCTGGTGGCGGACGCGCAGCGCGTGCTGATCCGCGGCGGCGTGTTCCTGTATCCGGGCGACAACCGGAAGGGCTACGCGCAGGGGCGCCTGCGCCTCCTCTACGAGACCGCGCCGATCGCCTTCCTGATCGAGCAGGCCGGCGGCGCCGCCACCGACGGCCAGCACCGCATCCTGGAGCGGGTCGCCACCAAGATCCACGAGCGCTCGCCGCTGGTGTTCGGATCCACCGAGGAGGTCGAGTGCGTGGCCAAGTACTATGACGGGCGCCAGCCCAGCGCCGGCCGCTCGCCGCTGTTCGGCCAGCGCGGCCTGATGCGGAGTTGA